In Streptomyces chartreusis, the following proteins share a genomic window:
- a CDS encoding siderophore-interacting protein, with the protein MGQGHGWEGAVLKLLRAKDFVFTVTGAEDVTEHYRRVHLTDGGMLAATGVHPTMWVRLWFDNAGKPHQRAYTLVDPDPGAGTFSLEFALHEGVASDWARTAKPGDTIEATIHGTGFTQPEPAPSHVFAIADTASLPALNSLLDTLDAAPATVWFEGERDGLPFRAEESRHDVRTLPRRDSGAHLVAQVKENLPGLLADTPDPYVWIACDTATTRALTSYVRKELGLPKQRVNALGYWRP; encoded by the coding sequence ATGGGGCAGGGGCACGGCTGGGAGGGCGCGGTCCTGAAGCTGCTGCGCGCGAAGGACTTCGTGTTCACGGTGACGGGCGCGGAGGACGTCACCGAGCACTACCGCCGCGTGCACCTCACGGACGGCGGCATGCTGGCGGCGACCGGCGTCCACCCCACCATGTGGGTCCGGCTGTGGTTCGACAACGCGGGCAAGCCCCATCAGCGCGCCTACACCCTCGTCGACCCGGACCCCGGGGCCGGCACCTTCAGCCTGGAGTTCGCCCTGCACGAGGGCGTCGCCAGCGACTGGGCGCGCACGGCGAAGCCCGGCGACACCATCGAGGCGACCATCCACGGCACCGGCTTCACCCAACCCGAACCGGCCCCCTCCCATGTCTTCGCCATCGCCGACACGGCCTCCCTGCCGGCCCTCAACTCCCTGCTCGACACCCTCGACGCGGCCCCGGCCACGGTGTGGTTCGAGGGCGAGCGCGACGGCCTGCCCTTCCGCGCGGAGGAGTCCCGCCACGACGTACGGACCCTGCCGCGGCGCGACTCGGGGGCCCACCTGGTCGCCCAGGTGAAGGAGAACCTGCCCGGCCTGCTCGCCGACACGCCGGATCCGTACGTCTGGATCGCCTGCGACACGGCGACCACCCGCGCCCTCACCTCCTACGTCCGCAAGGAGCTCGGTCTGCCCAAGCAGCGGGTGAACGCGCTGGGGTACTGGCGCCCCTGA
- a CDS encoding penicillin acylase family protein, which produces MTGEIFRDAWGIPHLRADGASELARAQGRVTALDRAWQLEVERHRARGTSASFLGAEALPWDRFVRRARLDDTARRCFAELERRDPETAGWVRAYVDGVNEGLDEGARRTTEFAKTGLAPGRWEPWTPLGVWLGIHILFAGFPAKLWREQVVRHLGADAVGLFAADGPGTSGSNGWLVSGERTVTGHAIIAGDPHRFIEDPGVYQQIHLSCPEFDVIGLAVPGIPGIAHFGHTGTVAWAITNAMADYQDLYRERLRRTGAGIEALDPDGVWRRAVRHTEVVEVAGEDPVEIEVIETARGPVVIGGPEGLPDGSQEHLEEGLPEGLQGEVQEGFPSGVSDDAPPLAMALRYPPRVTGDLGFGALLPLLRARRVADVDRAVDLWAEPVNVVQAADTEGGLLHRVAGKVPVRSAANGIGPVPAWEPGHDWDGWHETPRGGLTDGVAAMANQRGLAAPLGVEFAASHRADRITALLGEKERWSAADMPAIHMDTRLASAEALLDLLRTLGTLGPDAERIRRALLDWDRRMDADSEGAALYAAVRSAVVRRLAAHPAFAALAAAPAYPEVLLPWLALLPRVGFALEHLLRAEELYGIDRAEAVREAVEEVAAEPPSGGWGDTHRLAPWRALTDTAYDEPRLSGDHDCVLCTSAVPGITDLAARGPAARYVWDLADREAGSWLVPLGAWGIPGSPHHRDQLPLWVRGDLVPVVTDFTEFEKESDV; this is translated from the coding sequence GTGACCGGCGAGATCTTCCGCGATGCCTGGGGCATTCCGCATCTCCGGGCCGACGGGGCGAGTGAACTCGCCCGGGCGCAGGGCCGTGTCACCGCCCTCGACCGGGCCTGGCAGCTGGAGGTCGAACGGCACCGGGCGCGGGGCACCTCCGCCTCCTTCCTCGGTGCCGAGGCCCTGCCCTGGGACCGGTTCGTCAGACGGGCCCGCCTCGACGACACGGCGAGACGCTGTTTCGCCGAACTGGAGAGACGGGACCCGGAGACGGCGGGGTGGGTGCGGGCGTACGTCGACGGGGTCAACGAGGGACTGGACGAAGGCGCCCGCCGCACAACCGAGTTCGCGAAGACGGGCCTGGCTCCCGGGCGTTGGGAGCCCTGGACCCCGCTCGGCGTCTGGCTCGGCATCCACATCCTGTTCGCGGGCTTCCCGGCCAAGCTCTGGCGCGAGCAGGTCGTACGCCACCTCGGCGCGGACGCGGTCGGGCTGTTCGCCGCCGACGGGCCGGGCACCTCGGGCAGCAACGGCTGGCTGGTGAGCGGCGAACGGACCGTCACCGGGCACGCGATCATCGCCGGCGACCCGCACCGCTTCATCGAGGACCCCGGCGTCTACCAGCAGATCCATCTCTCCTGCCCCGAGTTCGACGTCATCGGCCTCGCGGTCCCCGGCATCCCCGGCATCGCCCACTTCGGCCACACCGGCACGGTCGCCTGGGCCATCACCAACGCCATGGCGGACTACCAGGACCTGTACCGGGAGCGGCTGCGGCGCACTGGGGCGGGCATCGAGGCGCTGGACCCGGACGGGGTGTGGCGCCGTGCGGTGCGGCACACGGAGGTCGTGGAGGTCGCGGGGGAGGACCCGGTCGAGATCGAGGTGATCGAGACGGCTCGGGGGCCGGTGGTGATCGGAGGGCCGGAAGGGCTGCCCGACGGCTCACAGGAGCATCTGGAGGAGGGCCTGCCGGAAGGGTTGCAGGGAGAGGTGCAGGAAGGTTTCCCCAGTGGGGTCTCCGACGACGCCCCGCCCCTCGCCATGGCCCTGCGCTACCCGCCCCGCGTCACCGGCGACCTCGGCTTCGGCGCACTGCTCCCGCTGCTGCGGGCCCGCCGGGTCGCCGACGTCGACCGGGCCGTCGACCTGTGGGCGGAGCCCGTCAACGTCGTCCAGGCCGCCGACACCGAGGGCGGGCTGCTGCACCGCGTCGCCGGGAAGGTGCCGGTGCGCTCCGCGGCCAACGGCATCGGGCCGGTGCCCGCCTGGGAGCCCGGCCACGACTGGGACGGCTGGCACGAGACGCCGCGCGGCGGGCTCACCGACGGCGTCGCCGCCATGGCCAACCAGCGCGGTCTCGCCGCACCCCTGGGCGTGGAGTTCGCCGCATCCCATCGCGCCGACCGCATCACGGCCCTGCTGGGGGAGAAGGAGCGCTGGTCGGCCGCCGACATGCCGGCCATCCACATGGACACCCGGCTGGCCTCGGCGGAAGCCCTGCTGGACCTGCTGCGCACCCTCGGCACCCTCGGCCCCGACGCGGAGCGGATCCGCCGGGCCCTGCTGGACTGGGACCGCCGCATGGACGCGGACAGCGAGGGCGCGGCCCTGTACGCGGCGGTGCGCAGTGCCGTCGTACGGCGGCTCGCCGCGCACCCGGCGTTCGCCGCGCTGGCCGCCGCGCCCGCCTACCCCGAGGTCCTGCTGCCCTGGCTGGCCCTCCTCCCGCGCGTCGGCTTCGCCCTCGAACACCTGCTGCGCGCCGAGGAGTTGTACGGCATCGACCGCGCCGAGGCCGTCCGGGAAGCCGTCGAGGAGGTGGCCGCCGAGCCGCCCTCCGGTGGCTGGGGCGACACCCACCGCCTCGCCCCCTGGCGGGCGCTGACCGACACCGCCTACGACGAACCCCGTCTCTCCGGCGACCACGACTGCGTGCTGTGCACCTCCGCCGTGCCCGGAATCACCGACCTGGCCGCGCGCGGGCCCGCCGCCCGCTACGTCTGGGACCTGGCCGACCGTGAGGCCGGCAGCTGGCTGGTGCCGCTCGGCGCCTGGGGCATCCCCGGCTCGCCCCACCACCGCGACCAACTCCCGCTGTGGGTACGGGGAGATCTGGTCCCCGTCGTCACCGATTTCACCGAGTTCGAGAAGGAATCCGATGTCTGA
- a CDS encoding GNAT family N-acetyltransferase has protein sequence MSEPSTTIPGTAVRPVHEQAVDGFGSVRVRPLDPHADAAVVHGWTGAERASFWGMNGLTRDQVSEIYAHMAGLDTHHAYLILRDDVPVALLQTYEPEADRVSECYEVLPGDIGVHLLLAPAGPEGARPGWTSVLLGVVAAYVFGTLDRRRVVVDPDVRNEKAVARFLKQGFEAGPVVVLPEVDIPDVYIPAKEAQLAFLTREVAFGV, from the coding sequence ATGTCTGAGCCGTCCACGACGATCCCCGGCACCGCCGTCCGACCCGTCCACGAGCAGGCCGTCGACGGCTTCGGCAGCGTCCGTGTCCGCCCCCTCGACCCGCACGCCGACGCCGCGGTCGTGCACGGCTGGACCGGCGCGGAGCGCGCCTCCTTCTGGGGCATGAACGGCCTGACCAGGGACCAGGTGTCCGAGATCTACGCCCACATGGCCGGCCTCGACACGCACCACGCCTACCTGATCCTGCGGGACGACGTCCCGGTCGCGCTGCTGCAGACCTACGAGCCGGAGGCCGACCGGGTCAGCGAGTGCTACGAGGTCCTCCCCGGGGACATCGGCGTCCACCTGCTGCTCGCCCCCGCCGGTCCCGAGGGGGCGCGGCCCGGCTGGACCTCCGTACTGCTGGGCGTGGTCGCGGCCTACGTCTTCGGCACCCTGGACCGCCGGCGCGTCGTCGTCGACCCGGACGTCCGCAACGAGAAGGCCGTGGCCCGGTTCCTCAAGCAGGGCTTCGAGGCCGGGCCCGTGGTCGTGCTGCCGGAGGTCGACATCCCGGACGTGTACATCCCGGCGAAGGAGGCCCAACTCGCCTTCCTCACCCGGGAGGTAGCTTTTGGGGTGTGA
- a CDS encoding cupin domain-containing protein has product MTPEELVAHYSLEPIPREGGLFRRTWAGPELSDGRPQGTAIVVLLTTDDYSALHRLPSDEVWHFYLGDPLEMLLLAPDGTSRTAVLGPGIQRGEHIQLTVPAGTWMGARVAAGGSWTFFGCTMAPGFTYEGYEHGDLADLTARYPAEADRIAGLCRP; this is encoded by the coding sequence GTGACCCCGGAAGAACTCGTCGCGCACTACAGCCTGGAGCCGATCCCGCGTGAGGGCGGGCTGTTCCGGCGGACCTGGGCGGGACCCGAGCTGTCCGACGGGCGGCCGCAGGGCACCGCGATCGTCGTCCTGCTCACCACGGACGACTACTCCGCCCTGCACCGCCTGCCGTCGGACGAGGTGTGGCACTTCTACCTGGGCGACCCCCTGGAGATGCTGCTCCTCGCACCCGACGGCACGTCCCGCACAGCCGTGCTCGGCCCAGGCATACAGCGCGGCGAGCACATCCAGCTCACGGTCCCGGCCGGGACCTGGATGGGCGCGCGGGTGGCGGCCGGCGGTTCGTGGACCTTCTTCGGCTGCACGATGGCCCCCGGCTTCACCTACGAGGGCTACGAGCACGGCGACCTGGCGGACCTGACGGCGCGCTATCCCGCCGAAGCGGACCGGATCGCGGGACTGTGCCGCCCATGA
- a CDS encoding SDR family NAD(P)-dependent oxidoreductase, producing MSGLLEGQVALVTGAGGGIGRGIATRFAEEGAAVVLHCRTAVDAADEVARRVRESGGRALVLRADLTDEDACGRLLGEAAEWGGGRLTALVNNAGVQPLRELPGMPAAEWRAVVDANLTSVFACTQAAAGIMRTQDGGGSVTHIASIEATHPAPLHAHYGAAKAAVRMHARSAALEYGPWGIRVNTVSPGLIHREGLEESWPEGVRRWKQAVPTGRLGRPEDVADACVFLASRLASWITGHDLVVDGGVSARPTW from the coding sequence ATGAGCGGACTCCTGGAAGGACAGGTCGCCCTGGTCACGGGCGCGGGCGGCGGCATCGGACGGGGGATCGCGACGCGGTTCGCCGAGGAGGGTGCGGCCGTCGTCCTGCACTGCCGTACGGCGGTGGACGCGGCGGACGAAGTCGCGCGCCGGGTCCGGGAGTCGGGCGGACGGGCGCTGGTGCTGCGGGCCGACCTGACGGACGAGGACGCGTGCGGGCGGCTGCTGGGCGAGGCCGCCGAGTGGGGCGGCGGGCGGCTGACGGCGCTGGTCAACAACGCGGGCGTACAGCCGCTGCGGGAGCTGCCGGGGATGCCGGCGGCCGAGTGGCGGGCGGTCGTCGACGCCAACCTGACGAGCGTGTTCGCGTGCACGCAGGCCGCCGCCGGGATCATGCGTACGCAGGACGGCGGCGGTTCGGTGACCCACATCGCCTCCATCGAGGCCACCCACCCGGCACCCCTGCACGCCCACTACGGCGCCGCCAAGGCGGCGGTACGCATGCACGCCCGCTCCGCGGCCCTGGAGTACGGCCCCTGGGGAATCCGCGTCAACACCGTCTCCCCCGGCCTGATCCACCGCGAGGGACTTGAGGAGTCCTGGCCGGAGGGCGTGCGCCGCTGGAAGCAGGCGGTCCCCACGGGACGCCTGGGCCGGCCCGAGGACGTGGCCGACGCCTGCGTGTTCCTCGCCTCGCGTCTCGCGTCCTGGATCACCGGGCACGACCTGGTGGTGGACGGAGGGGTGTCGGCCCGGCCGACGTGGTGA
- a CDS encoding copper resistance CopC/CopD family protein — protein sequence MLLGTLLVLFLLGGTGPASAHAALRATDPEDGSVLKSAPRDITLTFTESVGLLEDSFRVLDPDGRRLRTGEPEHARGGGAETATVTLPAKLAEGTYTVAWRVVSADSHPVSGAFTFSVGKPSLTTATLDTGPTEDPATKSLYNIARYLAYLAVALLIGTATFMAVCRPPDAPVLHRLLRAGWWTLLGATLALLVLRAPYESGEGPLGALSADSVTRTLTGRPGEVLLARLALLLVAALYLLRLARLRKPFGWAGAALAVGLAVTWAAGEHASAGIQVPVAMTSAALHLLATAVWLGGLTALLVTLYRARLTPAAVTRFSRVAFVSVTVLVVTGVYQSWRGLGSWDALTGTTYGRLLTLKLAAVVLLLAAAALSRRWTARLATVDAETAETVVEAEAAVREKVPEPVGGPSLPAGPEAAPEPSAPVEAGSEQRSALRRSVLAEVAVGAAVLAVTTLLTSTLPGRAEAEAAAGTPAVVGASVTNVPFDVGTPGGHGKVQVTIDPGRVGDNSIEALVYGPDGGVSVVPELRISFTLPAKDIGPVDAELTDKGGYWGNSFLNLPIAGKWEMKVTVRTTEVDQVSETRTVVIR from the coding sequence GTGCTGCTGGGCACCCTGCTGGTCCTGTTCCTCCTCGGTGGCACGGGCCCGGCGTCGGCCCACGCCGCCCTCCGCGCCACCGACCCCGAGGACGGAAGCGTCCTCAAGTCGGCCCCGCGCGACATCACCCTGACGTTCACGGAGTCCGTCGGTCTGCTGGAGGACTCCTTCCGCGTCCTGGACCCGGACGGCCGCCGGCTGCGCACGGGCGAACCCGAGCACGCGCGGGGCGGCGGCGCCGAGACGGCCACCGTCACGCTCCCCGCGAAGCTGGCCGAGGGCACCTACACCGTCGCCTGGCGGGTGGTGTCGGCCGACAGCCACCCGGTCTCCGGCGCGTTCACCTTCTCCGTCGGCAAGCCGTCCCTCACCACGGCCACGCTCGACACCGGCCCGACCGAGGACCCGGCGACCAAGAGCCTCTACAACATCGCCCGGTATCTGGCCTACCTCGCCGTCGCCCTGCTCATCGGCACGGCGACGTTCATGGCCGTCTGCCGCCCGCCGGACGCCCCCGTGCTGCACCGGCTGCTGAGGGCCGGCTGGTGGACCCTGCTCGGCGCCACCCTCGCCCTGCTGGTGCTGCGCGCCCCGTACGAGTCGGGCGAGGGCCCCCTGGGCGCCCTGAGCGCGGACTCCGTCACCCGCACCCTGACCGGCCGCCCCGGCGAGGTGCTGCTGGCCCGCCTCGCCCTGCTGCTCGTGGCCGCCCTCTATCTGCTGCGGCTGGCCCGGCTCCGCAAGCCCTTCGGCTGGGCGGGCGCCGCGCTCGCCGTCGGCCTCGCGGTGACCTGGGCGGCCGGCGAGCACGCCTCCGCGGGTATCCAGGTCCCGGTGGCGATGACGTCCGCGGCGCTGCATCTGCTGGCCACGGCGGTCTGGCTGGGCGGCCTCACGGCCCTGCTCGTCACGCTGTACCGCGCGCGGCTGACCCCGGCGGCCGTCACCCGCTTCTCCCGCGTCGCGTTCGTATCCGTGACCGTCCTGGTCGTCACCGGCGTCTACCAGTCCTGGCGCGGCCTCGGCTCCTGGGACGCGCTCACCGGCACGACGTACGGCAGGCTCCTGACGCTGAAGCTCGCCGCCGTGGTGCTGCTGCTCGCGGCGGCGGCCCTGTCCCGCCGCTGGACGGCCCGGCTCGCGACCGTCGACGCGGAGACCGCGGAGACCGTCGTGGAGGCGGAGGCCGCCGTACGGGAGAAGGTCCCGGAGCCGGTGGGCGGCCCGTCGCTGCCGGCGGGCCCCGAGGCGGCACCGGAGCCCTCCGCTCCGGTGGAAGCCGGTTCCGAACAGCGCAGTGCCCTGCGTCGCTCCGTGCTCGCCGAAGTCGCCGTCGGCGCGGCGGTCCTGGCGGTCACCACGCTGCTCACCAGCACGCTGCCCGGCCGGGCGGAGGCCGAGGCGGCGGCGGGGACGCCGGCCGTGGTCGGCGCCTCCGTCACCAACGTCCCCTTCGACGTCGGCACCCCCGGCGGCCACGGCAAGGTGCAGGTCACCATCGACCCGGGCCGGGTCGGCGACAACTCCATCGAGGCCCTCGTCTACGGCCCCGACGGCGGTGTGTCCGTCGTCCCCGAGCTGCGGATCTCCTTCACGCTGCCGGCCAAGGACATCGGCCCCGTCGACGCCGAACTCACCGACAAGGGCGGCTACTGGGGCAACAGCTTCCTCAACCTGCCCATCGCCGGGAAGTGGGAGATGAAGGTGACCGTGCGGACCACGGAGGTCGACCAGGTCAGCGAGACCAGGACCGTGGTGATCCGCTAG
- a CDS encoding ABC transporter substrate-binding protein, translated as MQHFSPSGLSLPSPSRRTMLRGIGGAAVLGAGIPLLSACGGSGTASDPKTVTLGSKASDAVPKKAFADIYAAYKKKSGITVDVNTKDSNTFQEQINSYLQGTPDDVFTWFAGYRMQFFAAKGLATPIDDVWKTIGDNFPEAMHKLSKGEDGKYYFVPLYTYPWAIFYRKSVFQENGYEVPTTWDDFVALCKQMQKDKLVPIAFGDKDAWPALGTFDQINFRQNGYDFHVELMAGKASWTDAKVRKVFDLWTEILPYHQEGAMGRTWQDAAQTLASKKAGMYLLGTFVAQQFTDKAALDDLDFFAFPEIDPQFGQDTVEAPTDGFMMSKSPKNKAEAVKLLEFLGTPEAETVYLKSDPSSVHASTKADTSSYTALQKKAYDMIAGAKSLTQFMDRDSRPDFTSTVMQPALQKFVRDPKGVDGLLSSIERQKKTIFASG; from the coding sequence ATGCAGCACTTCTCCCCCTCCGGTCTCTCACTGCCCTCGCCGAGCCGCCGCACGATGCTGCGCGGCATAGGCGGCGCCGCCGTTCTCGGCGCGGGCATCCCGCTGTTGAGCGCCTGCGGCGGCAGCGGCACGGCGAGCGACCCGAAGACCGTCACCCTCGGCTCCAAGGCGTCCGACGCCGTGCCGAAGAAGGCGTTCGCGGACATCTACGCGGCCTACAAGAAGAAGTCCGGCATCACGGTCGACGTGAACACCAAGGACTCCAACACCTTCCAGGAGCAGATCAACTCCTACCTCCAGGGCACGCCGGACGACGTGTTCACCTGGTTCGCCGGCTACCGGATGCAGTTCTTCGCGGCCAAGGGACTGGCCACGCCGATCGACGACGTGTGGAAGACCATCGGGGACAACTTCCCCGAAGCGATGCACAAGCTCAGCAAGGGCGAGGACGGCAAGTACTACTTCGTGCCGCTGTACACGTACCCGTGGGCGATCTTCTACCGGAAGAGCGTCTTCCAGGAGAACGGCTACGAAGTCCCCACCACCTGGGACGACTTCGTCGCGCTGTGCAAGCAGATGCAGAAGGACAAGCTGGTCCCGATCGCCTTCGGCGACAAGGACGCCTGGCCCGCGCTCGGCACCTTCGACCAGATCAACTTCCGCCAGAACGGCTACGACTTCCACGTCGAGCTGATGGCGGGCAAGGCCTCCTGGACCGACGCCAAGGTGCGCAAGGTCTTCGACCTGTGGACCGAGATCCTCCCGTACCACCAGGAGGGCGCCATGGGCCGCACCTGGCAGGACGCGGCCCAGACGCTGGCCTCCAAGAAGGCCGGCATGTACCTCCTCGGCACCTTCGTGGCCCAGCAGTTCACCGACAAGGCCGCCCTGGACGACCTCGACTTCTTCGCCTTCCCGGAGATCGACCCGCAGTTCGGGCAGGACACCGTCGAGGCGCCGACCGACGGCTTCATGATGAGCAAGAGCCCCAAGAACAAGGCCGAGGCCGTCAAGCTGCTGGAGTTCCTCGGCACCCCGGAGGCCGAGACCGTCTACCTCAAGTCCGACCCGAGCTCGGTGCACGCCTCCACCAAGGCCGACACCTCCTCGTACACGGCCCTTCAGAAGAAGGCGTACGACATGATCGCCGGCGCCAAGTCCCTGACCCAGTTCATGGACCGCGACTCCCGCCCGGACTTCACCTCCACGGTGATGCAGCCCGCGCTGCAGAAGTTCGTCCGTGACCCCAAGGGCGTCGATGGCCTGCTGTCCTCGATCGAGCGCCAGAAGAAGACGATCTTCGCGTCGGGCTGA
- a CDS encoding carbohydrate ABC transporter permease gives MTTQTTKEIPEAAAVPPPGAAPAKKVSQGHRRLLTRRDRLTLGLMAGLPTILHIALVWVTALASVALAFTTWDGIGFDSIKWVGLENFKELFSNNPQFWPAVQHNVIWFVVLIVIPTPLGLFLAVQLDKRIRFSRVYQTAFFLPVVMSMAVIGFVWQLIYNPDTGLINSVIGANEPGKYIDWIGDPDLNLWAILVAASWRHTGYMMILYLAGLKGVDPSLREASALDGANEWQTFKNVIFPTLRPTNTVVLVVTIIEALRAFDLVFVFNKGAQGTELLSILVTNNIIGESSRIGYGSAIAVVLLLISLVVIIPYLVATFRKERRA, from the coding sequence ATGACCACACAGACCACCAAGGAGATCCCGGAGGCGGCCGCCGTGCCGCCTCCGGGCGCTGCCCCCGCGAAGAAGGTGTCCCAGGGACACCGCCGACTGCTGACCCGCCGCGACCGGCTCACCCTCGGTCTGATGGCGGGCCTGCCGACGATCCTGCACATCGCCCTCGTGTGGGTGACGGCCCTCGCCTCCGTGGCGCTGGCCTTCACCACCTGGGACGGCATTGGCTTCGACTCGATCAAGTGGGTCGGCCTGGAGAACTTCAAGGAACTGTTCTCCAACAACCCGCAGTTCTGGCCCGCCGTCCAGCACAACGTCATCTGGTTCGTCGTCCTGATCGTGATCCCGACCCCGCTCGGTCTGTTCCTGGCCGTGCAGCTGGACAAGCGGATCCGCTTCAGCAGGGTGTACCAGACCGCGTTCTTCCTGCCCGTCGTGATGTCGATGGCCGTCATCGGCTTCGTCTGGCAGCTGATCTACAACCCCGACACCGGCCTGATCAACAGCGTCATCGGGGCCAACGAGCCGGGTAAGTACATCGACTGGATCGGCGACCCGGACCTCAACCTCTGGGCGATCCTCGTCGCCGCGTCCTGGCGCCACACCGGCTACATGATGATCCTCTACCTGGCCGGCCTGAAGGGCGTCGACCCCTCGCTGCGGGAGGCGTCCGCGCTAGACGGCGCCAACGAGTGGCAGACGTTCAAGAACGTCATCTTCCCGACGCTGCGCCCCACCAACACAGTCGTCCTGGTCGTCACCATCATCGAGGCGCTGCGCGCCTTCGACCTGGTCTTCGTCTTCAACAAGGGCGCACAGGGCACCGAGCTGCTCTCGATCCTGGTCACCAACAACATCATCGGCGAGTCCAGCCGCATCGGATACGGCTCCGCGATCGCGGTCGTGCTGCTGCTGATCTCCCTCGTCGTGATCATCCCCTACCTGGTGGCCACCTTCCGGAAGGAGCGGCGCGCATGA
- a CDS encoding carbohydrate ABC transporter permease → MSTTAMTKPRTPLRPARILLHLFLAGAALAWLAPLLWAVYAALRPYSETSEKGYVSWPDTLNFDNFTNAFTQSDMSHYFVNTMIIAVPAVLLTLFLSSMVAFYVSRFDFRLNLALLLVFTAGNLLPQQVIITPLYRLYLLIDLPGITMSGKLYDSALGLVLIHVAFQSGFCAFVLSNYMRTLPHELTEAALVDGASVWRQYWQIVLPLCRPAMAALATLLSIWIYNDFFWALVLISTGENMPVTSALNNLSGAYFTDPNLVAAGALLTAIPTLIVYFVLQRQFVSGLTLGANKG, encoded by the coding sequence ATGAGTACGACCGCCATGACCAAGCCCCGTACGCCCCTGCGCCCGGCCCGGATCCTGCTGCACCTCTTCCTCGCCGGCGCGGCGCTGGCCTGGCTCGCACCGCTGCTCTGGGCGGTCTACGCGGCGCTGCGGCCGTACTCGGAGACGAGCGAGAAGGGATACGTGTCCTGGCCGGACACGCTGAACTTCGACAACTTCACGAACGCGTTCACGCAGTCGGACATGAGCCACTACTTCGTCAACACCATGATCATCGCCGTGCCGGCGGTGCTGTTGACGCTGTTCCTGTCCTCGATGGTCGCGTTCTACGTCAGCCGCTTCGACTTCCGCCTCAACCTGGCGCTGCTGCTGGTCTTCACGGCCGGCAACCTGCTGCCGCAGCAGGTCATCATCACCCCGCTGTACCGGCTGTACCTGCTGATCGACCTGCCCGGCATCACCATGAGCGGCAAGCTCTACGACTCCGCGCTCGGCCTGGTGTTGATTCATGTCGCTTTCCAGTCCGGCTTCTGCGCCTTCGTGCTCAGCAACTACATGCGCACGCTGCCGCACGAGCTGACCGAGGCCGCGCTGGTCGACGGCGCCTCGGTGTGGCGGCAGTACTGGCAGATCGTGCTGCCGCTGTGCCGCCCGGCGATGGCCGCCCTGGCGACGCTGTTGTCCATCTGGATCTACAACGACTTCTTCTGGGCCCTCGTGCTGATCTCGACCGGCGAGAACATGCCGGTCACCTCGGCCCTGAACAACCTCTCCGGCGCGTACTTCACCGACCCCAACCTGGTCGCCGCCGGCGCCCTGCTCACCGCGATCCCCACGCTGATCGTGTACTTCGTGCTCCAGCGGCAGTTCGTCAGCGGACTGACGCTGGGCGCCAACAAGGGCTGA